Below is a genomic region from Salvelinus fontinalis isolate EN_2023a chromosome 2, ASM2944872v1, whole genome shotgun sequence.
TTGGTTTCTAGAATATCCCAGAAAACTCTCAATAGCCAATTCACACTTCACAGTCCTGTCATTTAACACGTAAAATCAACCAGAAAAACAAAAGTTGAAAAAGATCCCTCGCCATAGTTCCATCCATCATAATCATCTcatttgaaaaaaaaatgttGGCTGTGAGGCTACATCCACCAATACTCAGATCAGAATCCCATACGAGACTTCTTCCTTTTGGGTTGTGAGGAGGTCAGTCCCACTTTCAGGTTCCTCTGTGAAGTAGAGATGGAGGACAGCTGAGAAGAGGTGGCCAAAGGAGTATGATGTCTGCTCTCATTAAACCCTACTCCCTGTGAGGCATCCATAGGCTCCTGGGATGCAAAGAGAGAATTTAAATAATCCTGATTCTGTGGCTTGGGCTTCTGGGTTGCCACCACCGTTCTCAAACTGCCCGCCGCGCTGGAGTCAGAAGCTACTGTTGTCCAGGGCAACAACTTACCAACTGTGGGCTGTTTTTGGGGTGTAAACAGTGGCTCGGAACTAGTGAACTGTGAATAGGGGATAGTGGGCAGTGAACTGCTACTGCTCTGTGAATAGGGGATAGTGGGCTGGGAGAGGAAACTACTAAGCTGCTTCAGTGGTGTAGTTGGTTTTGAACCAAACACCCTATGAGGTGTTGTGGGCTGTGAGTTACTGgtctgtggtgttggtgttggtgtggtAGCCCTCGGTGTACCCGGCTCAGACAGGGTGGCCCACTTGGTGTTGTAGCAGCTTTTGGCCGCACTGTCTACGTCAGAGCTGGCGTACTGACTGGCTGCCGAGGACCAACCGGAGAGAGAGGCGCTGTCCAGGTCTGATTGGTAGCTGACGGACGAGGTGAAGCTGCCTGATAGGTCGATACGACTGTGAGCCTTTGCCtgtttctgtctcctcctcttcctccgcaGAGCCTCCACCTTCAAAAATCAACCAATGAATATGTCAATCGAATATCTCCCATTGTCCCAATTGGGAAATGTATAGTCAGGGTGAAAACCAACAGTCACAATAACCACCACATCAACGAGAGCATTCAGAAGGAAACAGCGTTTTGGAACATTCAGATAGATAACGACCAGACGAAACATGCCTTTCCGACATGTTGAACAAGGAATCATGTCAGTTCTATCGATGCCATTTATATCTGCAGCGTCGGACATGTGGTCCAGATATACACATGATAAATTAGAATAGAGATGGGTTACCTTCTCCTCTCGGTTCAGCCCCAGCCTCTCCTCCCACCAACTCCTCCATCCCCCCAGCCCAGGCTCCCACGATGCGCTCATCCTCTCGCTCAGCACATCAGCCCACTCAGAGGGCTCCACGGGTGCCGGGACAGGGACCAGAGCCAGGGGTTTGAGACAGGTGTTCCTGTGGACGAGGACATGTCCATTCCTCATGGTCTCCCTCAGGTCCTTCCTCAGGGTCCGACGACAGTGATCTTCCAACGGGTCTTTCTGAAGGCTGTCGTCGGGTAGAAGATACTCGGTTTTTGTGGTCTTGTGTGGGAGATTGCGGCGCTTCCGGGGGCACTTTAACAGTTTGAGGATCCACTTCCTCCAAACCAACAGAGCCTCATCACTGACTTTGGCCTTTGGCCTGACGGGGTTAATGTTAACATTAGTGTCCAAAGACTGGACTGTAGGTAGAGGAGCAGTAGCAGCGGTTTCCTGAGTATCAGTTAATCCTGTGTTTGTTGCTAGCGTCAGGTACAGGTCGTCATGAGGGTCGTTGATAACCATCTCCAGTCCAGCCCGAGGAGTGTCCCACGGCTGTCCCCTTCCCTCGAACCCAGAGTTATCCGCAGGAGACTGGGGTCCAGAGGAATACCATGTTTCACCTAGGGCACTACTTCTTGAGGTTCCTAACGTTTGATGCAGCTGTTTTCTTAATGTTTCAACTGGTTGTTTTAGTCTCTGTACATCTCCGCTACGTCCCTCGGGTCCCACGGCGTTCTGGGTTGGTGCCGGTGGGTCGTCTTTACTGAAGGTCTCAGTCTGGGACTTCAGCGTGTGGTAAAAGATGTCTCCGGCCTCAGTGAGCTGCAGCACACAGATACAGTCCCCCTTGGCTTGACTCTGATGGATGACAGTAAGACCTGAAAGGACAGACAATACGAGTTTGAGGCTATTCAACATAAAAGCACCACCTTCACTAATTATGCTCAATGAGAAAACTAAACTGAAAGTAATtttgccagatatgtaaacatgatgATGGATTTGGCATGGACAGTTACATCTTAAACACATCGACAATAACATCCCATAAACAAACATAACATGCTTAGGGACACATTTTCAATACAACTTTATTTACAGTCTTTATTTACACAGTTCTTACCAGCAGCAGGATTGGCTAGTCTGTCCTGGGCATGGTGCTGTCTGTGGGGGAGTTGGACAGGCAGGTGTCCAAGGCTGTCTCTGGGGCTGAGCAAGGCCCGAGGTGGGCCTCTGGTGACGCAGGCCTCCTCCCTACCACCTGGAGAAACAGACGGAACAGTAGACATTACAAAAAATCAATAGCCGTGTGTGTgcgtcccaagtggcacagcggtccaAAGTTCCAGAGTGGTGGTAcagcagcggtctgaggcactgcatctcactgctaaaggcatcactacagaccctggttcgattccggtGCTAAATCACACccggccatgatcgggagtcccatagggcagcacacaattggcccagcatcgcccGGGTTAGAGGAGCGttcggccgtcattgtaaaataagaatttattcttaaccgacttgctcccaaggttaaataaaagaaaatgacATTGATCAAATAGTCATTGTGTCAGCATCTCTGTTCAGTTACAGACAGACCTGGGTTCATTTGGGTATGTTTTATTTCCAAGTGCTCCAGGAACTCCAGGCTCAATGACAAagtcgtttttttgttgttgtccagGTGCACAGTAAGACTGGTTGGTCAACAGGAGCCTGATGCACAGGATTTACTCAAACAATAACCCCAAcctggcgcacacacacacacactagaacaACTGTACACACCTGAGTACTGTAGCAGGATCACTTCCTGTGATCTCTGAGAGCCCAGCAGCACCTTAGTAGTCCCTCCCCCCGCCACGACCTGGGCAAACATAGGAGGATGCTCCATCATGTGATCCCACTGGATCATGGGGAGGCAGGGGAAACGCTCATCCATGACGTAAGCAGAGTGCTGTGAATGATAAAGAAGCAGGAGTCGTTTGTTTTTCTTTAGGTCAAAAGCAGGAGTCGTTTGTTTTTCTTTAGGTCAAAAGCAGGAGTCGTTTGTTTTTCTTTAGGTCAAAAGCAGGAGTCGTTTGTTTTTCTTTAGGTCAAAAGCAGGAGTCGTTTGTTTTTCTTTAGGTCAAAAGCAGGAGTCGTTTGTTTTTCTTTAGGTCAAAAGCAGGAGTCGTTTGTTTTTCTTTAGGTCAAAAGCAGGAGTCGTTTGTTTTTCTGTAGGTCAAAAGCAGGAGTCGTTCGTTGTCAATGTGGCTCATTGTGAGGCTTGTGAAACATAGAGTTGTTCCTTAGAGCTGGATACATTCCAGAACTGTGAAGTGAACAAGGCGCATATGCAAATAAAGATGAATGGCACTGTAGAGCCCTGATGTGATAGGTCAAATAGAAGGTAATTAAGGTACTGTACCTGTGTGGTGACGAGGTGGTGGAAGGTGTGAACATCTCTCAGGTAATTGGACAGGATGACTCTCTCGCCACTCTTACAGCCAGGAGTTTGGCCGATACGAAACAGCGTGTGGCTGCAATGATCTTTGGTCTgtaaagacagagacacacacaatgTTAACATCTACCAAATCTCAGGTCACTTCATATTTCTCAAAACCAAgatagttaaaaaaatatatattttatagcaGTCATGTTGTTACATTTCCGATTGTAAACACGTAAGAGATGATCTCATATTGCTAGGTTAAAACATTCAGAATAGAAATATTAGGAAACGGGTTTGTCAAATCAGCacagcaacaaaaacaacaaataccCATGGACTGGCTTTACTGTCTTCTATTACCCTGATATCAGTGAGCTCCACACCTGTCCGGTCAGCATACACCATCACCCTGGGGTGGCCAGAGAAGTCACACCATCTCCATGACGACTTAGAATTGAAGTACAGGTTACTGTACTCCTGACGGAACTTCTGCAAACTAAAATATGACAAGAGGTAACACAGTGATACGGGTAACACGTCCCACAGCCCGAGAGAGGATAATTGGGGCAGGGCCAGGAGTTCAGTGACAGGTATCTAAGCCTCTTACCCTTTCCCCACCGTCCATAGATAGGCAGCTCCACTCTCACTGGTCACCAGAAGCTCTCCAAGGACATGGGGACTAAAAGACAACAAAATCTCCTGTTTTTACCAAGGTTTACATTATAAAGAGTCTgtagcagggttagggtcaattccatttaaaattccagtcaattcagttAGTACACTCACATTTCAATTCCATTTCTTAATTTCAaaaagcattgaagagaattTGAATTTCAGTATACTTCCTGAATTGATCCCAATCCTGGTCTGTAGTAGAAACCGTACATAATCATGAATACTAACTTGACTGCAAAAACTACCCCTAAAATCAGAGTGACAGACGCTGAGAAAACCTATCATAAGGTGTACAATATATGTGACGAACAATCCTAGGTCCAGCCAACAGAGACTAGCTTGCTAGAGCGTCCATCTCCTTAGACTCCGGCTTGTCAGAGCCAGACAGACCTTTAATCACCACAGACATTCACAACCAGCGTTAAACAGTATAGGAGAACACAAAGCTTTTCACTATGACAGCAAACAGAACGACCTAAAAAGGCCCTGtagcagaacacagaacgacctatagcagaacgcagaacgacctatagcagaacgacctatagcagaacgacctatagcagaacgacctatagcagaacgacctatagcagaccACCGAACGACTTatagcagaacgacctatagcagaacgcagaacgacctatagcagaacgacctatagcagaccACCGAACGATTTAAagcagaacacagaacgacctatagcagaacacagaacgacctatagcagaacacagaacgacctatagcagaacacagaacgacctatagcagaacacagaacgacctatagcagaacacagaacgacctatagcagaacacagaacgacctatagcagaacgacctatagcagaacacagaacgacctatagcagaacgacctatagcagaacacagaacgacctatagcagaacgacctatagcagaacacagaacgacccatagcagaacgacctatagcagaacacagaacgacccatagcagaacgacctatagcagaacacagaacgacctatagcagaacgacctatagcagaacacagaacgacccatagcagaacacagaacgacctatagcacaacacagaacgacctatagcacaacacagaacgacctatagcagaacacagaacgatttaaagcagaacacagaacgacctatagcagaacacagaacgacctatagcagaacacagaacgacctatagcagaacacagaacgacctatagcagaacacagaacgacctatagcagaacacagaacgacctatagcagaacacagaacgacctatagcagaacacagaacgatttaaagcagaacacagaacgacctatagcagaacgacctatagcagaacgacctatagcagaacgacctatagcagaacgacctatagcagaacgacctatagcagaacgacctatagcagaacgacctatagcagaacgacctatagcagaacgacctatagcagaacgacctatagcagaacgacctatagcagaacgacctatagcagaacgacctatagcagaacgacctatagcagaacgacctatagcagaacgacctatagcagaacgacctatagcagaacgacctatagcagaacgacctatagcagaacacagaacgacctatagcagaacgacctatagcagaacgacctatagcagaacgacctatagcagaacgacctatagcagaacgacctatagcagaacgacctatagcagaacgacctatagcagacaacagaacgacctatagcagaacgacctatagcaaaacacagaacgacctaaagcagaacgacctatagcagaacacagaacgacctatagcacaacacagaacgacctatagcacaaCACAGAACGATTTAAagcagaacacagaacgacctatagcagaacacagaacgacctatagcagaacacagaacgacctatagcagaacacagaacgacctatagcagaacacagaacgacctatagcagaacacagaacgacctatagcagaacacagaacgacctatagcagaacacagaaagacctatagcagaacacagaaAGACCTATAGCAGAAAGACCTATAGCAGAAAGACCTATAGCAGAAAGACCTATAGCAGAAAgacctatagcagaacgacctatagcagaacgacctatagcagaacgacctatagcagaacgacctatagcagaacgacctatagcagaacgacctatagcagaacgacctatagcagaacgacctatagcagaacacagaacgacctatagcagaacacagaacgacctatagcagaacacagaacgacctatagcagaacacagaacgacctatagcagaacacagaacgacctatagcagaacgacctatagcagaacacagaacgacctatagcagaacacagaacgacctatagcagaacacagaacgacctatagcagaacacagaacgatttaaagcagaacacagaacgacctatagcagaacgacctatagcagaacgacctatagcagaacgacctatagcagaacgacctatagcagaacgacctatagcagaacgacctatagcagaacgacctatagcagaacgacctatagcagaacgacctatagcagaacgacctatagcagaacacagaacgacctatagcagaacgacctatagcagaacgacctatagcagaacacagaacgacctatagcagaacgacctatagcaaaacacagaacgacctaaagcagaacgacctatagcagaacgacctatagcacaacacagaacgacctatagcacaacacagaacgacctatagcagaacacagaacgacctatagcacaacacagaacgacctatagcagaacacagaacgacctatagcacaacacagaacgacctatagcacaacacagaacgacctatagcacaacacagaacgacctatagcagaacacagaacgacctatagcacaacacagaacgacctatagcacaacacagaacgacctatagcacaacacagaacgacctatagcacaacacagaacgacctatagcacaacacagaacgacctatagcacaacacagaacgacctatagcacaacacagaacgacctatagcacaacacagaacgacctatagcagaacacagaacgatttaaagcagaacacagaacgacctatagcagaacacagaacgacctatagcagaacacagaacgacctatagcagaacacagaacgacctatagcagaacacagaacgacctatagcagaacacagaacgacctatagcacaacacagaacgacctatagcacaacacagaacgacctatagcacaacacagaacgacctatagcagaacacagaacgatttaaagcagaacacagaacgacctatagcagaacacagaacgacctatagcagaacacagaacgacctatagcagaacacagaacgacctatagcagaacacagaacgacctatagcacaacacagaacgacctatagcacaacacagaacgacctatagcacaacacagaacgacctatagcacaacacagaacgacctatagcacaacacagaacgacctatagcagaacacagaacgatttaaagcagaacacagaacgacctatagcagaacacagaacgacctatagcagaacacagaacgacctatagcagaacacagaacgacctatagcagaacacagaacgacctatagcagaacacagaacgacctatagcagaacacagaacgacctatagcagaaagacctatagcagaacgacctatagcagaacgacctatagcagaacgacctatagcagaacgacctatagcagaacgacctatagcagaacgacctatagcagaacgacctatagcagaacgacctatagcagaacacagaacgacctatagcagaacacagaacgacctatagcagaacgcagaacgacctatagcagaacgacctatagcagaacacagaacgacctatagcagaacacagaacgacctatagcagaacgacctatagcagaacgacctatagcagaacgacctatagcagaacgacctatagcagaacgacctatagcagaacgacctatagcagaacgacctatagcagaacgacctatagcagaacgacctatagcagaacgacctatagcagaacacagaacgacctatagcagaacgacctatagcagaacacagaacgacctatagcagaacgacctatagcaaaacacagaacgacctaaagcagaacgacctatagcagaacgacctatagcaaaacacagaacgacctaaagcagaacgacctatagcagaacacagaacgacctatagcacaacacagaacgacctatagcacaacacagaacgacctatagcacaacacagaacgacctatagcacaacacagaacgacctatagcaaacacagaacgacctatagcagaacacagaacgacctatagcagaacacagaacgacctatagcagaacacagaacgacctatagcagaacacagaacgacctatagcagaacacagaacgacctatagcagaacacagaacgacctatagcagaacgacctatagcagaaagacctatagcagaacgacctatagcagaacgacctatagcagaacgacctatagcagaacgacctatagcagaacgacctatagcagaacgacctatagcagaacgacctatagcagaacgacctatagcagaacgacctatagcagaacacagaacgacctatagcagaacacagaacgacctatagcagaacacagaacgacctatagcagaacacagaacgacctatagcagaacgacctatagcagaacacagaacgacctatagcagaacacagaacgacctatagcagaacacagaacgacctatagcagaacacagaacgatttaaagcagaacacagaacgacctatagcagaacgacctatagcagaacgacctatagcagaacgacctatagcagaacgacctatagcagaacgacctatagcagaacgacctatagcagaacgacctatagcagaacgacctatagcagaacgacctatagcagaacgacctatagcagaacgacctatagcagaacgacctatagcagaacacagaacgacctatagcagaacacagaacgacctatagcagaacacagaacgacctatagcagaacgacctatagcagaacacagaacgacctatagcagaacgacctatagcagaacacagaacgacccatagcagaacgacctatagcagaacacagaacgacctatagcagaacacagaacgacctatGGCAGAACGACCTATGGCAGAACGACCTAtggcagaacgacctatagcagaacgacctatagcagaacgacctatagcagaacgacctatagcagaacacagaacgacctatagcagaacgacctatagcagaacacagaacgacctatagcagaacgacctatagcaaaacacagaacgacctatagcagaacgacctatagcaaaacacagaacgacctatagcagaacgacctatagcagaacacagaacgacctatagca
It encodes:
- the taf1c gene encoding TATA box-binding protein-associated factor, RNA polymerase I, subunit C, which codes for MDYNFPQKLFPVYFNSGPPSSTFRHNVGGWGSYGQVLEVNVALHENDVSLPKVDWKFESQHQVKGETWMPVEPIAIPLLRPQRGHKWSSTALSDPLDFSEQMQNFYQYKYKDAFCTMSHILGDNFHFRQGRRKASERNAVHMWQMKHFMHTFKYKKCELTHLERQAKRYHNLLSDVIHDIPPALLADHLHEELTYQSGQEQFSDHTTGGAIGYISFTNTSISQQGCLVYPGKAGLNNLNFHRVVLEFQEGKPPCFDVSHKPLSFQLNATIRQITIGLQQDECHVGVRCDYLCGVWQVSEKNIPKTLEVIQTKQPATCLSASPHVLGELLVTSESGAAYLWTVGKGLQKFRQEYSNLYFNSKSSWRWCDFSGHPRVMVYADRTGVELTDIRTKDHCSHTLFRIGQTPGCKSGERVILSNYLRDVHTFHHLVTTQHSAYVMDERFPCLPMIQWDHMMEHPPMFAQVVAGGGTTKVLLGSQRSQEVILLQYSGGREEACVTRGPPRALLSPRDSLGHLPVQLPHRQHHAQDRLANPAAGLTVIHQSQAKGDCICVLQLTEAGDIFYHTLKSQTETFSKDDPPAPTQNAVGPEGRSGDVQRLKQPVETLRKQLHQTLGTSRSSALGETWYSSGPQSPADNSGFEGRGQPWDTPRAGLEMVINDPHDDLYLTLATNTGLTDTQETAATAPLPTVQSLDTNVNINPVRPKAKVSDEALLVWRKWILKLLKCPRKRRNLPHKTTKTEYLLPDDSLQKDPLEDHCRRTLRKDLRETMRNGHVLVHRNTCLKPLALVPVPAPVEPSEWADVLSERMSASWEPGLGGWRSWWEERLGLNREEKVEALRRKRRRQKQAKAHSRIDLSGSFTSSVSYQSDLDSASLSGWSSAASQYASSDVDSAAKSCYNTKWATLSEPGTPRATTPTPTPQTSNSQPTTPHRVFGSKPTTPLKQLSSFLSQPTIPYSQSSSSSLPTIPYSQFTSSEPLFTPQKQPTVGKLLPWTTVASDSSAAGSLRTVVATQKPKPQNQDYLNSLFASQEPMDASQGVGFNESRHHTPLATSSQLSSISTSQRNLKVGLTSSQPKRKKSRMGF